A window of Bacillus sp. DX3.1 genomic DNA:
CTAACGCATCACGTAAATCATTATAACGTGCAGAATCAATTGGATATAAACCACAGAATACCATCGGGTTTAATTTACGATAACCTGGTAACGCTTCTGCAGCTGGACGTTTTGCATGTGTAATCGTATCACCAACACGCGTATCGCCTACGTTTTTAATAGATGCTGCTAAGAATCCTACATCACCTACTGTTAACTCTTCACGTTGCGTTGTTTTCGGTGTGAATACACCTACTTCCGTTACTTCAAACTCTTTACCAGTCGCCATCATACGTACTTTATCGCCAACTTTTACTGTACCGTTTACAACACGGATGTAGGCAATTACACCACGGTATGGGTCATATAAAGAATCGAAAATCATACATTGCAACGGTTCTTCAGAGTCCCCTACTGGAGCTGGTACTTTTTCAACGATTTGTTCTAAAATCTCTTCGATTCCGATACCAGCTTTCGCTGAAGCAAGTACAGCTTCTGATGCATCTAAACCAATTACATCTTCTACTTCTTGACGTACGCGCTCTGGATCTGCACTTGGTAAATCTATTTTATTAATAACCGGTAAAATTTCTAACTCGTTATCAAGTGCTAAATATACGTTTGCTAACGTTTGCGCTTCAATCCCTTGCGCTGCATCGACAACAAGGATCGCACCTTCACAAGCCGCTAAACTACGAGATACCTCGTATGTAAAATCGACGTGTCCTGGTGTATCAATAAGGTGAAGAATGTACTCTTCGCCGTCTTTCGCTTTATACGTTAATTGAACTGCATTTAACTTAATTGTAATTCCACGCTCGCGCTCTAAATCCATAGAGTCAAGTAATTGAGCTTTCATTTCGCGCTGTGTTAACGCGTTTGTTTTCTCCAAAATACGATCTGCCAACGTTGATTTTCCGTGATCAATGTGAGCAATGATAGAGAAGTTACGAATTTTGGACTGCCTTTTTGCTCTTTCTTCTTTATTCATCTATGTTCTCAACTCCTAATAGTCTCGCCAATATACACTAGCACTGATTATATCAATACAACAGCAAAGATTCAATGAAAACTCGTGCCATGCGAAAGACAAATCATTCTATTTTTATCATATGCAAGTAAAGGACAAGAGACAAATCTTTTTCCAACAGAAAAACGGTTGTCTTACAATTAAGATAAGACAACCGCTTTTTATTCTTCAAATTGGTAGAAAATCTCTTTTATCTTTCCAATTACTGTGTCTGTGCCAAACCGAGCAATATTTTGAGTGAATGATGCGAGTCCTCTCCCAAATCCTTCTATAACATTAAAGCTCCTCAGACCTTCCAGCTGTTTTTGCTTTTCAATAGCCGAAAACGCCCCTCCTAAAATCTCTGTCTCTACGCTCCCATTCGCTGTTCCTGTCATTTGAGAAATTTGTTCATACGTTGGATTACGATAACCCTTCATGCTTTTTAAACCATAGTTCGTGATTCCCATACCAACGAACATGACAAAAAGAAAGAGAATGACCATACTCATACACTGGAGCGTAAATCGACTCAAATTTGTTCGCTCCTTTTCGTCAATGCGTGTATGCACCTGTATTATCTTGATCGACCTGATGATGCAGCGCCGCATTTAAACCGCTCGCGATTACATTTGCCATATCTTCAATAAATGCGTCCACTTCTTTTGGTGTCACCATTAAATTATGACCAAGTGGCGCTAATACTTCATATATCAATTTTCGCTTTTCTTCGTCTTCTAACGTGCCTACTGCTCCTAAAAACATATTTCGGCTTTTTGCATCCGGCATATCTTCTTCCGTTAATTTCTTCTTTTCTCCAAATGTAAAACCAGCTGGTAATAAAGAACGAGACGGCTTGTCTCCTTCTTTCAGTTCACGTCCAAAATGCTTTAAAATAAAATCAATTGTATCACTCGTAATCGAAACCGCATCAACAACCGTCGGAACACCAATTGCGATAACGGGGATACCAAGCGTTTCTTTACTCAACTCTTTTCGTTTATTACCCACGCCAGATCCCGGATGAATACCTGTATCTGAAATTTGTATTGTACTATTTACACGTTCAATGGAACGTGCAGCAAGGGCGTCAATTGCAATTACAAAATCCGGCTTTATTTTTTCAATGATACCGTAAATGACATCACTTGTTTCAATACCTGTAATACCCATCACACCTGGGCGAATCGCACTGACAGGCCGAAACCCTTCTTCTACACTTTCAGGCTGCAACTTAAATAAATGGTGCGTCACAAGCACATTCTCTACAACGATTGGTCCCAACGCATCAGGTGTTACATTCCAGTTCCCTAATCCAACAATTAAACAGCTTGCCTCCTTGCTAATTCCAATTTCTTCTAATAAATAAGAAAACTCTTTCGCAAAAATACGTTCCACTTTTTGCTGCAATTCTGTATCTTGTTGACGAATCCCTTGCACTTCAAGCGTTAAATAATTTCCAGGTTTCTTGCCCATTGATTCAGAAGCACTCTCATCAATGATTACTTTTGTAATGATAATTCCTTCTTCTTCTCGCTCTTTTACAATAACGCCTTGAATTCCCGTTTGTTCTTGCTGACGTTCCTGTAACATTTGATGCGCCTCTACTGCAAGGTCTGTCCTAACAGCATATTTACTTAAATCCAATGGTTCTTTCATCGTATCTCCTCCGCGATTAATAGTAAATATCGTTAGATTTCCCAAAATTATATACAGTCATTCTTTCCCTTACATGAAATTTCATTGATCTCACTATTGCAATTATCTTCTCCGTTTGATAGAATATCACTTGTTCTATGTAAGTATCGAGTCACTCGATCGCACCAGGGAGGTGAAAAGTATGGCAAACATTAAATCTGCTATCAAACGCGCTAAACTTAGCGAAGAGCGTCGTTCACATAACGCTTCTATCAAATCTGACATGCGTTCTGCTGTTAAAACTGTAGAAGCTTTAGTTACTAATAACGATCTTGAAACAGCTAAAGAAGCTTTCAAAACTGCTTCTAAAAAACTTGACAAAGCAGCTCGTAAAGGTCTTATCCACCAAAACGTTGCTTCTCGTCAAAAATCTCGCTTAGCGAAAAAAGTAAACGCGTAAGGCGTTTAAAAACGATCCATTTGGGTCGTTTTTTTATTTACCCCGCATTAACAGTCAGTAATATCCCTACCTCAAAGTTCGGCAGGAAGCAAAGAAGTTAGGTGAGGGATAAACTGCCCGTAAAAGCCCGATTGGTGAGAGATGATGATCAATAGGGGATGAAGAAAACCCCATTTTCCCCTCTCTTATTTACACCAATCTGTTCCATGGCATAGAAAAAAGTCCACACAACGAATGGCATGAACTTTTTTTATTTTATCCAGCTGTGGCAGCTAGAATCTCCGGCCATTTCACACTCTTGGTCGAAGCCAAAAGCGCTTCTCGGTCGAGTGCTCCAATGACCTGCGATTCTGAGCAAGCTGCCTCCGCTTTTATTTTATCCAATATGATTTAAACGCATTAAGAAAAATTCTAAAACAAGTTTCTTGTCCATTTTCCCCGTCTTCATGCTATAATCTGCTTCAGCTAACTCAAAAATCACTTTTTTCAATTCTTCAAATGAGAAGAATTTCGTTTGATTCATCGCTAATTTCACTCGATACGGATGGACACCAATATGTGAGGCAATTTGATTTTGTCCATATCCACGCTGTTGCAATTCTTTCACTTGATACAATAAGCGAAATTGACTTACCAATAATGCCAATAGTTTAATCGGCTCCTCTTGCTGTGTAAACAATCCGTCTAAAATTTGCATAGCACCAGCAATATCTTTTTTCACTACTTTTTCTGTTAAAGCAAATACGTTTTGTTCGACCGATTTTGGCACAAGCTCTGCCACGAGTTTTGTCGTAATTTCACCGCCCATACCAACATAAAGGGTCAACTTATCCATTTCCTTTGACAGCATCGTTACGTTGCTCCCTACAAGTTCTAAAAGTAAACTAACGGCTACTTCCTCTATATGAACATGCACTTCGTCTGCACGAGCTACAATCCATTTACGAACATCCTGTACTTGCATCGCATTTGCTTCTACTACATCAGCTGTTTTCTTTAATAATTTCGTGATTTTTTTGCGTTCATCTAGCTTTTCATATGGAGCGACAAATACAACAATTGAAAATGGAGATGGTTCAGCAATATACTCCTCTAAAATCTTTATATTTTGTTCTAATTTTTCTTTTTGTGATGTTAAAAACAACGGAGACTTTATAAGTATTATTTTGCGATCTCCAAAAAAAGGAAGCGTTCGCGCATCCTCTATCACGTCTTCCAAGTACGCTTCTTCTAAATCATACGTTACAACATTAAACTCTCGATCCTCTTCAGCCAATGCTTCAGATGTTACAAGCTTTATCGTTTCATTTATAAAATACGCTTCTGTTCCATATAATAAGTACAATGGTGCAAACTGCTTTTTTTTAATTTTCTTATGTATATCACTCATACTTTTTCCTACTCCCTAATTTGGCAATATATCTTTATACTAATGCGGTATCTTTCGTTTTACAAGTAAGTACAAAGGAACAGGCGCTGTTACCTGCCCCTTTATCTATATAAAACGCCACTCAATAAGCCCCGGGAATCTTATTGATGAGCGGTGACTACTTTACTTGTATTATTTACAGTAGTTGTATAAGTATAAATGCCAACTGTTAACACACTTGGAAGTTAACTATTATTTTGCTAAGAAGCCTTGAAATGCATCTTCTATCATTGTAGGTTTTCTTTAT
This region includes:
- the lepA gene encoding elongation factor 4, with product MNKEERAKRQSKIRNFSIIAHIDHGKSTLADRILEKTNALTQREMKAQLLDSMDLERERGITIKLNAVQLTYKAKDGEEYILHLIDTPGHVDFTYEVSRSLAACEGAILVVDAAQGIEAQTLANVYLALDNELEILPVINKIDLPSADPERVRQEVEDVIGLDASEAVLASAKAGIGIEEILEQIVEKVPAPVGDSEEPLQCMIFDSLYDPYRGVIAYIRVVNGTVKVGDKVRMMATGKEFEVTEVGVFTPKTTQREELTVGDVGFLAASIKNVGDTRVGDTITHAKRPAAEALPGYRKLNPMVFCGLYPIDSARYNDLRDALEKLELNDSALEFEPETSQALGFGFRCGFLGLLHMEIIQERIEREFKIDLITTAPSVIYKVHLTNGDEMIVDNPSNMPDPQTIDRVEEPFVKATVMVPNDYVGAVMEICQGKRGTFLDMQYLDETRVTLTYEIPLSEIVYDFFDQLKSNTKGYASFDYELIGYKPSKLVKMDILLNNENVDALSFIVHRDSAYDRGKVIVEKLKELIPRQQFEVPIQATIGNKVVARSTIKAMRKNVLAKCYGGDISRKRKLLDKQKEGKKRMKSVGSVEVPQEAFMAVLKMDDN
- the gpr gene encoding GPR endopeptidase — protein: MKEPLDLSKYAVRTDLAVEAHQMLQERQQEQTGIQGVIVKEREEEGIIITKVIIDESASESMGKKPGNYLTLEVQGIRQQDTELQQKVERIFAKEFSYLLEEIGISKEASCLIVGLGNWNVTPDALGPIVVENVLVTHHLFKLQPESVEEGFRPVSAIRPGVMGITGIETSDVIYGIIEKIKPDFVIAIDALAARSIERVNSTIQISDTGIHPGSGVGNKRKELSKETLGIPVIAIGVPTVVDAVSITSDTIDFILKHFGRELKEGDKPSRSLLPAGFTFGEKKKLTEEDMPDAKSRNMFLGAVGTLEDEEKRKLIYEVLAPLGHNLMVTPKEVDAFIEDMANVIASGLNAALHHQVDQDNTGAYTH
- a CDS encoding DUF3679 domain-containing protein; protein product: MDEKERTNLSRFTLQCMSMVILFLFVMFVGMGITNYGLKSMKGYRNPTYEQISQMTGTANGSVETEILGGAFSAIEKQKQLEGLRSFNVIEGFGRGLASFTQNIARFGTDTVIGKIKEIFYQFEE
- the rpsT gene encoding 30S ribosomal protein S20, giving the protein MANIKSAIKRAKLSEERRSHNASIKSDMRSAVKTVEALVTNNDLETAKEAFKTASKKLDKAARKGLIHQNVASRQKSRLAKKVNA
- the holA gene encoding DNA polymerase III subunit delta — protein: MSDIHKKIKKKQFAPLYLLYGTEAYFINETIKLVTSEALAEEDREFNVVTYDLEEAYLEDVIEDARTLPFFGDRKIILIKSPLFLTSQKEKLEQNIKILEEYIAEPSPFSIVVFVAPYEKLDERKKITKLLKKTADVVEANAMQVQDVRKWIVARADEVHVHIEEVAVSLLLELVGSNVTMLSKEMDKLTLYVGMGGEITTKLVAELVPKSVEQNVFALTEKVVKKDIAGAMQILDGLFTQQEEPIKLLALLVSQFRLLYQVKELQQRGYGQNQIASHIGVHPYRVKLAMNQTKFFSFEELKKVIFELAEADYSMKTGKMDKKLVLEFFLMRLNHIG